The bacterium Unc6 genome contains the following window.
GTTTGAAATCTCTATTGCCCTTCTTGATACAAGTAAAACAAGTTTGTAAATACTATTTTCTGCTTTATCTATTAAAGGCTCTACTGTTACATATTCCATATCTTCTTTCGTATCTTTTCTTGCATCTTTCTGCAATAATTATTGACTTTAGTTTTTGATATGCAGATTTTATATTGTCATTTACAATCCAGTATTCATATTGTTTTGCTGTTTTTAATTCCTTTCTTGCTTCTTGCAGCCTTTTTTGAACACTTAAATTAGAGTCCATATTTCTTTTTGATAACCTATTATAGAGTTCATCAATTGAAGGTGGAAAAAGAAATATTGTCACACAATTTTTTATGATTGATTTTAAGTTCTTGGTCCCCTGTATGTCAAGACTTAGTATTACATCTACTCCTTCTTTTATCTTTTTTAACAATTGTTTTTTAGGTGTTCCATAGAAATCTCCAAAAACCTGCGCCCATTCTATAAATTCATTTTTCCTTATCTTTTTTTTAAAATCAGGGGGGCCAAGAAAATAATAATCTTTCCCATCCTTCTCCGTTGGTCTTGGCGTTCTTGTTGTTGCAGATACAGACACATCAATATTTTCAATTTCTCTTACAAGTTTTTTTATAAGTGTTGTTTTACCACACCCGGAAGGTGCTGATAGAATAAATACTATCCCTGTTCCCACATTTTGTCCTGGTTTGACAATCTCTGCACCAGCGTTTCGGACTGAGCAGCGGAAAGTATTATATGATCCGAATCAACAATAATAACCGAACGGGTTTTTCTTCCACTTGTTGCATCTATAAGTTTCTGCATTTTTTTTGCTTCATTTTTCAGTCTTCTAACGGGTGCTGTGTTTGCGTTCACAATAGCAATAATTCTATTTGCAGAAACCATATTCCCGAATCCTAACTGCAGCATACATATTTTATTTCTACTCGTTTTGATATTGAAAGTGTT
Protein-coding sequences here:
- a CDS encoding guanylate kinase, with protein sequence MGTGIVFILSAPSGCGKTTLIKKLVREIENIDVSVSATTRTPRPTEKDGKDYYFLGPPDFKKKIRKNEFIEWAQVFGDFYGTPKKQLLKKIKEGVDVILSLDIQGTKNLKSIIKNCVTIFLFPPSIDELYNRLSKRNMDSNLSVQKRLQEARKELKTAKQYEYWIVNDNIKSAYQKLKSIIIAERCKKRYERRYGICNSRAFNR